A window from Patescibacteria group bacterium encodes these proteins:
- the gap gene encoding type I glyceraldehyde-3-phosphate dehydrogenase produces the protein MNSKPIRVAINGYGRIGRCFHRQALGDAAIEIVAVNSRADAAMHAHLLKYDSIYGKCAAEISAEKNLFKVNGAEIAVLAGDPGKDFSWQDFAVDVVIEATGRLTDYSGAALHLEAGARKVLVTAPCNDIRIPTFVVGVNDSEFDPSSKIVSNASCTTNCLAPLAKVIHENFGIRRAQLSTVHSVTGNQNILDNSGGDFRRARSFIPSIVPTKTGVSSALGRVIPELANKFSGVSLRVPTAVVSLVDLTVELEKATTAEAVNAAIEKSSKGKMAGILGISREPLVSIDFRGDTRSSIVDAENTKIVDGKLLKILSWYDNEWGYSARVVDLVKMLGA, from the coding sequence ATGAATTCCAAACCAATTCGCGTCGCAATCAATGGCTACGGCAGGATTGGCCGCTGTTTTCACCGCCAAGCGCTGGGCGATGCTGCAATCGAAATCGTCGCGGTCAATTCGCGCGCTGATGCGGCGATGCACGCGCATTTACTCAAATACGATTCGATTTACGGCAAATGCGCGGCGGAGATTTCGGCTGAAAAAAATCTTTTCAAAGTCAATGGCGCGGAGATTGCCGTGCTCGCCGGTGATCCGGGCAAGGATTTTTCTTGGCAGGATTTCGCTGTCGATGTCGTGATCGAGGCGACCGGACGACTCACCGATTATTCTGGCGCGGCGCTCCACCTCGAAGCCGGTGCGCGCAAAGTGCTGGTGACGGCGCCCTGCAACGACATTCGTATTCCGACTTTCGTCGTCGGCGTAAATGATTCCGAATTCGATCCGAGTTCGAAGATCGTCTCGAATGCGAGCTGCACGACGAATTGCCTCGCGCCACTCGCCAAAGTCATTCACGAAAATTTCGGCATTCGCCGCGCGCAGCTTTCCACCGTGCACTCTGTCACGGGCAACCAAAACATTCTCGATAATTCAGGCGGTGATTTTCGTCGCGCGCGCAGCTTCATTCCTTCGATTGTGCCGACCAAGACCGGAGTTTCATCCGCGCTCGGTCGCGTGATTCCGGAGCTGGCAAATAAATTTTCCGGCGTGAGTTTGCGTGTGCCGACGGCAGTCGTGTCGCTCGTCGATCTCACGGTCGAGCTCGAAAAAGCGACGACGGCGGAAGCGGTGAATGCGGCGATTGAAAAAAGTTCCAAAGGCAAAATGGCGGGAATTCTCGGGATTTCGCGCGAGCCGCTCGTCTCGATTGATTTCCGCGGCGATACGCGTTCGTCGATTGTCGATGCGGAAAATACGAAAATTGTTGACGGAAAATTACTTAAGATTTTGTCGTGGTACGACAACGAATGGGGTTACTCCGCGCGCGTCGTCGATCTCGTCAAGATGCTCGGGGCGTGA
- a CDS encoding glycosyltransferase, with translation MHSQKIRVALVHDWLTDFGGAERVLLALHEIFPDAPIFTSFFRPENLPMFAEADVRTSYLQKIPFAKKHHRLFFPFMPAAVESFDLSEFDLVISDSSSGCAKGVITKPETLHICYCHNPNRALWDGSHEYLRLHENNFNWLARKMIPRQLMKMRIWDRVAADRVDYFLANSEFVSKRIQKYYQRDSSVIYPPVETKSFSPSEEKAKNYFLAVGRLIPYKRFDLAIQAANVLGVKLRVVGVGPEEKKLRAMAGPTVQFFGKVSEEILQRMYRECRALIFPQVEDFGLTAVEVQASGRPVVAFRGGGACETVRPNHSGIFFAEQTVSSLADALQRASAKRWVKKSIVKNAERFDIVNFKKNILQFVEEKLSEN, from the coding sequence ATGCACTCTCAAAAAATCCGTGTCGCGCTCGTCCATGACTGGCTCACCGACTTCGGCGGTGCGGAGCGCGTGCTACTCGCACTGCATGAGATTTTTCCGGATGCGCCGATTTTCACGAGTTTCTTTCGTCCGGAGAATTTACCGATGTTTGCCGAGGCGGATGTGCGCACGAGTTATCTGCAAAAAATTCCGTTTGCCAAAAAACACCACCGCCTGTTTTTTCCTTTCATGCCGGCGGCGGTCGAGTCATTCGATTTGTCCGAATTTGATCTCGTGATCTCGGACTCTTCGTCGGGCTGCGCCAAGGGCGTGATTACGAAGCCGGAGACGCTGCACATTTGCTATTGCCACAATCCGAATCGCGCGCTCTGGGACGGTTCGCACGAATATCTGCGTTTGCACGAAAATAATTTCAACTGGCTCGCGCGCAAAATGATTCCGCGCCAGCTGATGAAAATGCGCATTTGGGATCGCGTCGCGGCGGATCGGGTCGATTACTTTTTGGCGAATTCCGAATTCGTAAGCAAGCGCATTCAAAAATATTACCAGCGCGATTCCTCTGTGATTTATCCGCCAGTCGAGACCAAAAGTTTTTCGCCGAGCGAGGAAAAAGCCAAGAATTATTTTCTCGCGGTGGGTCGACTGATTCCCTATAAACGCTTCGACCTCGCGATTCAGGCGGCGAATGTTTTGGGCGTGAAATTACGCGTCGTCGGAGTTGGCCCGGAGGAAAAGAAGCTGCGGGCGATGGCTGGTCCGACGGTGCAATTTTTTGGCAAAGTTTCGGAGGAAATTTTGCAGCGCATGTACCGGGAATGTCGTGCTCTTATATTTCCGCAGGTCGAAGACTTCGGACTGACTGCGGTCGAGGTGCAAGCTTCCGGTCGCCCGGTCGTCGCCTTTCGCGGTGGTGGCGCGTGCGAGACTGTGCGCCCGAATCATTCCGGAATTTTTTTCGCTGAGCAGACAGTCTCGAGCTTGGCCGACGCGCTGCAGCGGGCGAGCGCGAAGCGCTGGGTCAAGAAATCAATCGTCAAAAACGCGGAACGATTTGATATCGTCAATTTCAAAAAAAACATTCTCCAATTTGTCGAGGAGAAATTGTCAGAAAATTAG
- a CDS encoding phosphoketolase family protein, giving the protein MTIPKTEIAALQKYVRATNYLAVAQIYLRDNFLLERELQSSDIKARLLGHWGTCPGINFVYANVNRLIQKTNADFLFIAGPGHGFPAVQANLFLEKSLAHFYPEKIPFTHKGLAEICGKFSAPYGYPSHSNPAAPGTILEGGELGYSLSVAFGSVLDNPNLVTVCLVGDGEAETGPLAAAWNCNKLLSPRENGAVLPIVHVNGYKISGPTVLGRMSDAEIRKFFTGLGYAPHFVTGHAEKVYAKMAHEMDAALAEIRAIQKSARSGKAVVKPRWPVVILRTPKGWTGVKSDGAKKLESNCLSHQVVIEDVRENPENLRKLEKWLQSYRFAELIQVLPSGKLKLDSAIAKLIPRLGKSCGTQKFARGGEVVKNLKLPRLEKFAVAIKARGVTQKSAMAVGGEFLAQVFATNKKNIRLFSPDETYSNRLEAIFRVTKRSWQWPLEKWDRDFAREGRVMELLSEHTLFGMLHGYVATGRHGFFASYEAFTQIVASMADQFCKFVKASHGVKFRPPLPALNLILTSLLERQDHNGFSHQNPSLLSSMLEKDGNLISAFLPPDANSLLATLEETLRSRNKLNLIVVGKKDLPQWLTLPEARRQMRAGIMEWKFLSDRNPQIVLAASGDYATNESLAALKILRELLPQIRLRFVNVSELTALGVGDPTTATNSKFLDRFFTTDKNVIFNFHGYPHTIKKLLFDYSGSHRVKINGYEEEGSTTTPLDLEVRNRTSRFHTALDAAEKLCAQKDISRVQFNLIKKIIAKKIRTHHEFIMKNGVDPIEIENWVNDSKK; this is encoded by the coding sequence ATGACCATCCCAAAAACAGAAATTGCTGCGCTGCAAAAATATGTGCGCGCGACTAATTATCTCGCCGTCGCTCAGATTTATTTGCGTGATAATTTTTTGCTGGAGCGCGAATTGCAATCGAGTGACATCAAGGCGCGCCTGCTCGGTCACTGGGGCACCTGCCCGGGGATTAATTTTGTTTATGCGAATGTGAATCGCCTGATTCAAAAAACGAACGCCGATTTTCTTTTCATCGCCGGTCCTGGTCACGGCTTCCCTGCCGTCCAAGCGAATCTTTTTTTGGAAAAATCGCTCGCGCATTTTTATCCGGAGAAAATTCCGTTTACGCACAAAGGTCTTGCCGAAATTTGCGGAAAATTCTCTGCGCCCTACGGCTACCCGAGCCATTCGAATCCCGCCGCACCCGGCACGATCCTCGAGGGCGGCGAGCTCGGCTACTCACTCTCGGTCGCTTTCGGCAGCGTACTGGATAATCCGAATTTAGTGACGGTCTGTCTCGTCGGTGACGGCGAAGCGGAGACCGGACCACTCGCGGCGGCGTGGAATTGCAACAAACTTTTGTCACCGCGCGAGAATGGCGCCGTCTTGCCAATCGTCCATGTGAACGGTTACAAAATTTCCGGACCGACAGTGCTCGGGAGAATGAGCGATGCAGAAATTCGAAAATTTTTCACCGGACTAGGCTACGCGCCGCACTTCGTCACTGGTCACGCTGAAAAAGTTTATGCAAAAATGGCGCACGAAATGGATGCCGCCCTGGCGGAAATTCGCGCAATTCAAAAGTCAGCGCGCAGTGGCAAAGCAGTCGTGAAGCCGAGGTGGCCAGTCGTGATTTTGCGCACGCCGAAAGGCTGGACTGGAGTGAAATCCGACGGCGCGAAGAAATTGGAGAGCAACTGCCTCTCGCACCAAGTCGTGATTGAAGATGTCCGCGAGAATCCAGAGAATTTGCGGAAGCTGGAAAAATGGCTGCAATCCTACCGTTTCGCCGAGCTCATCCAAGTCCTGCCGAGCGGAAAATTAAAGCTTGATTCCGCCATCGCGAAATTGATTCCCCGCCTCGGCAAAAGTTGCGGGACGCAAAAATTCGCGCGCGGTGGCGAAGTGGTGAAGAATTTGAAATTACCGCGACTTGAAAAATTCGCGGTAGCAATCAAAGCGCGCGGCGTAACGCAAAAAAGTGCGATGGCCGTCGGCGGCGAATTTTTGGCGCAGGTCTTCGCGACAAACAAAAAAAACATCCGCCTCTTTTCACCGGACGAAACTTATTCGAATCGACTCGAAGCAATTTTTCGCGTGACGAAAAGAAGCTGGCAATGGCCACTCGAAAAATGGGATCGCGACTTCGCGCGCGAGGGTCGCGTGATGGAATTACTTTCGGAGCATACGCTTTTCGGCATGTTGCACGGCTATGTCGCGACCGGTCGCCACGGTTTTTTCGCGAGCTACGAAGCATTTACGCAAATCGTCGCGAGTATGGCTGACCAATTTTGCAAATTCGTGAAAGCTTCGCACGGCGTGAAATTTCGCCCGCCCCTGCCCGCATTAAATTTAATTCTGACTTCGCTCTTGGAACGCCAAGACCACAACGGTTTCTCGCACCAGAATCCTTCGCTACTTTCGAGCATGCTCGAGAAAGACGGGAATTTGATTTCCGCCTTTCTGCCGCCCGATGCGAATTCGCTGCTCGCCACGCTGGAAGAAACTTTGCGTTCGCGCAACAAATTGAACTTGATTGTCGTCGGCAAAAAAGATTTACCGCAGTGGCTCACGCTGCCCGAAGCGCGACGGCAAATGCGCGCTGGCATCATGGAGTGGAAATTCTTGAGCGACCGTAATCCGCAAATTGTGTTGGCAGCAAGTGGTGACTACGCGACGAATGAGTCGCTCGCCGCACTGAAAATTTTGCGCGAGCTTTTGCCGCAAATTCGGCTGCGCTTCGTGAATGTCAGTGAGCTGACCGCGCTCGGTGTCGGCGATCCGACGACCGCGACAAATTCGAAATTCTTGGACCGATTTTTCACGACTGACAAAAATGTGATTTTTAATTTCCACGGCTATCCGCACACAATCAAAAAACTGCTGTTCGATTATTCCGGCAGTCATCGTGTGAAAATTAATGGCTACGAAGAAGAAGGCTCGACCACCACGCCGCTCGATCTCGAAGTCCGCAACCGCACTTCGCGCTTCCACACCGCGCTCGACGCAGCCGAAAAATTGTGCGCGCAGAAAGATATTTCCCGCGTGCAATTTAATTTGATTAAAAAAATCATCGCCAAGAAAATTCGCACGCACCATGAATTCATAATGAAAAATGGAGTCGATCCAATCGAAATCGAAAACTGGGTGAATGATTCTAAAAAATAA
- a CDS encoding biotin--[acetyl-CoA-carboxylase] ligase, translating into MSSFDISGNKSQENKFFNLIFYMGKKPKQAELISDVPLQELEKLGFQIGASREVDSRLAALIRTNRKLLGYGLDANKREFGRRLIVLDSVPTTMDLVDDLAKAGQMNAGDALIALEQTKGLGQNGRSWVSKRGNLHANVLVAGTEEELRLSTVIAALAGNATVGSFGVKQSGIKWVNDILVKNGKGYDKIAGILTRVIPVNISSRLANIGIGLNLNTFPAAADLDQFVTGVTTLRKKTQQEFSLAEVTDVLLQHLAKQFLQVRLGNRQEIIHAYNDQLVGKYQPARLHDDSNGEVVSGKFFGVNDDGYARIATRRGLEEFFSGRLEIVQ; encoded by the coding sequence ATGTCGTCCTTTGACATTTCGGGAAATAAAAGCCAAGAAAACAAATTTTTTAATTTAATTTTTTATATGGGAAAAAAGCCTAAACAGGCTGAACTTATTTCTGATGTGCCATTACAAGAATTAGAAAAATTAGGCTTCCAAATCGGGGCGAGCAGAGAGGTTGATTCTCGGCTCGCAGCTTTGATTCGAACTAACCGAAAATTACTAGGCTATGGTCTCGATGCCAATAAACGAGAATTTGGTAGGAGACTGATAGTGCTAGACAGTGTGCCGACGACCATGGATTTGGTCGATGATTTGGCGAAGGCGGGGCAGATGAATGCTGGTGATGCTTTAATCGCCTTGGAGCAAACTAAAGGTTTGGGACAAAATGGCAGAAGCTGGGTTTCCAAGCGAGGTAATTTGCACGCCAATGTTTTGGTCGCTGGAACAGAAGAAGAATTGCGTCTCAGCACGGTAATCGCTGCCTTGGCAGGCAATGCGACGGTTGGCAGTTTCGGAGTAAAGCAAAGCGGCATCAAATGGGTGAATGATATTTTGGTGAAAAATGGGAAAGGCTACGATAAAATTGCTGGAATTCTGACGCGTGTAATTCCAGTAAATATTTCATCTAGACTAGCGAATATTGGTATCGGGCTCAATCTCAACACCTTCCCCGCAGCCGCTGACTTGGATCAATTCGTGACCGGAGTCACTACTCTACGAAAAAAAACTCAACAAGAATTTTCTCTAGCCGAAGTGACTGATGTTTTATTGCAGCACTTGGCTAAGCAATTTTTGCAAGTGCGACTTGGTAATCGACAAGAAATCATTCATGCGTACAATGATCAGTTGGTCGGCAAGTATCAGCCAGCTCGCTTGCATGATGATTCAAATGGCGAAGTCGTGAGTGGCAAATTTTTCGGAGTAAATGATGACGGTTATGCTCGAATTGCTACAAGAAGAGGCTTGGAAGAATTTTTTAGTGGCCGTTTGGAAATAGTTCAGTGA
- a CDS encoding type III PLP-dependent enzyme, whose translation MLTSTTRKISNFVSKAEFEEIKKFAADKATPFLIINLEKIAQNYDELHENFPTAAIYYAIKANPNPRVIKLLHKKGSNFDAATIFEIDKLLDLGVSADRISFGNTIKKEADIESAYKKGVRIFVTDSLSDLRKIARRAPGSKIFFRLITEGSGADWPLSRKFGAHPDMIYDLIIEAKKRKLDPYGISFHVGSQQRHIGQWDNAIGQVKQIFGLAKHEGVNLRAINLGGGFPSKYLQPAQNLKIYAREIKRFLKKNFGANMPEIFVEPGRSIVGDAGVIVSEIVTIAKKSATSETEWVFLDVGKFGGLIETTDEAIKYPIFTERHSRDLREVILAGPTCDSVDVLYENFKYTLPKKSREGDRIYIFSTGAYTTSYSSIEFNGIPPLREYILKHEAE comes from the coding sequence ATGCTCACTTCCACCACCCGCAAAATCTCAAATTTCGTGAGTAAGGCTGAGTTTGAGGAAATCAAAAAGTTTGCCGCGGATAAGGCGACACCTTTTTTGATTATCAATCTGGAAAAAATCGCGCAGAACTACGACGAGCTCCACGAGAATTTCCCTACGGCGGCGATTTATTACGCGATTAAGGCCAATCCCAATCCGCGCGTGATTAAGCTGCTCCACAAAAAGGGGTCAAATTTTGATGCGGCGACGATTTTTGAAATTGATAAATTACTCGACCTCGGCGTGTCAGCCGACCGAATCAGCTTCGGCAACACGATCAAAAAAGAAGCCGACATTGAATCAGCTTACAAAAAGGGCGTACGGATTTTCGTGACGGATTCACTCTCAGATTTGCGGAAGATTGCCCGTCGCGCCCCCGGATCAAAAATCTTTTTCCGGCTCATCACGGAGGGCAGCGGTGCAGACTGGCCACTCTCGCGGAAATTCGGCGCGCACCCCGACATGATTTATGACCTGATTATCGAAGCGAAAAAACGCAAACTCGATCCTTACGGTATTTCCTTCCATGTCGGCTCGCAGCAACGCCACATCGGTCAGTGGGACAACGCCATCGGACAGGTCAAACAGATTTTCGGTTTGGCGAAACACGAGGGCGTGAATTTGCGCGCGATTAATTTGGGCGGCGGCTTCCCGTCTAAATATCTACAGCCGGCGCAAAATCTCAAAATTTACGCCCGAGAAATCAAGCGTTTTTTGAAGAAAAATTTTGGCGCGAATATGCCGGAAATTTTTGTCGAGCCGGGTCGCTCGATTGTCGGCGATGCCGGCGTGATTGTGAGCGAGATTGTTACAATCGCGAAAAAATCAGCGACCAGCGAAACCGAGTGGGTTTTTCTCGATGTCGGGAAATTCGGCGGACTAATCGAGACGACGGACGAGGCGATTAAATATCCGATCTTCACCGAAAGACACTCGCGTGACTTGCGCGAAGTGATTCTCGCCGGTCCGACCTGCGACAGCGTCGATGTCTTGTACGAGAATTTCAAATACACACTCCCGAAAAAAAGCCGCGAAGGCGACCGCATTTATATTTTCTCGACTGGCGCTTACACGACCTCATACAGCTCGATTGAATTCAACGGTATCCCTCCGCTGCGTGAGTATATTCTGAAGCATGAAGCAGAATAG
- a CDS encoding 23S rRNA (pseudouridine(1915)-N(3))-methyltransferase RlmH, whose amino-acid sequence MKIRILAIAKKPQNWAAAAEADFFKRLQNFAEIEIILLAPADENSLAEKAKKIEAEKLLAKISPDDFVLACDPGGRSLSSEDFAEIFRGARDTAKKVVCVIGGSSGLGVEVLARADLKISFSPMTFPHELFRVILLEQIYRAFTILAGKKYHK is encoded by the coding sequence GTGAAAATCCGGATTTTGGCAATCGCGAAAAAACCCCAAAATTGGGCGGCAGCGGCGGAAGCTGATTTTTTCAAACGCCTGCAGAATTTCGCTGAAATCGAGATTATCTTGCTCGCGCCAGCCGATGAAAATTCGCTTGCGGAAAAGGCGAAAAAGATTGAAGCGGAGAAATTGCTCGCCAAAATTTCACCTGACGATTTCGTGCTGGCTTGCGATCCGGGTGGTCGCAGCTTGAGCTCCGAAGACTTCGCGGAGATTTTCCGCGGAGCGCGCGACACTGCCAAAAAAGTCGTTTGCGTGATTGGTGGTTCGTCTGGTCTTGGTGTCGAAGTCTTGGCGCGGGCGGATTTGAAAATTTCCTTTTCGCCAATGACTTTCCCGCACGAGCTTTTTCGTGTGATTTTGCTTGAACAAATTTACCGTGCCTTCACCATTCTTGCCGGAAAAAAATACCACAAATAG
- a CDS encoding zinc ribbon domain-containing protein, with the protein MKDCPACGEKIKDDALKCKFCSVDLNLRKCPWCAEIIEKNAKKCKHCKSFVAKLNCTSCGDAVEIAEMRCPNCVAKMVVAEVEQRVAAERRKLDLKNWLILAVLVALGAFALSEIF; encoded by the coding sequence TTGAAAGATTGTCCGGCTTGTGGCGAAAAAATCAAAGACGATGCGCTGAAGTGCAAATTTTGCAGCGTCGATTTAAATTTGCGGAAATGTCCCTGGTGCGCGGAAATCATCGAGAAGAATGCGAAAAAATGTAAGCACTGCAAAAGCTTCGTCGCCAAATTGAATTGCACGAGCTGCGGTGATGCCGTCGAGATTGCCGAAATGCGCTGCCCGAATTGCGTCGCCAAAATGGTCGTGGCAGAAGTCGAACAGCGTGTCGCCGCCGAACGACGCAAACTCGATTTGAAAAATTGGCTGATTTTGGCAGTGCTCGTCGCACTCGGCGCCTTCGCCCTCTCGGAAATTTTTTAG
- a CDS encoding transketolase C-terminal domain-containing protein has translation MKSTREGFGDGLLDIAEKIPAVVVVDADLRHSVQTLKFAEKYPARAWNVGIAEQNLVGVAAGLAHGGKIPFAATFAAFLTGLGYNQIRQSVCYSGNNVKLVGSHAGILTGEDGATHQALEDLSLMRGLPGLRVYCPADYFEARAMTRAIAAEQSPCYLRLGRQKVPFVYDEKFEANLGKADILREGNDGVIFAIGTEVPFALAAAESLKSQGKNLTVVNVSTLAPLDAATILPLLQKFQKVFTAEDHSVIGGLGSAIAELIAENNCDCKLTRIGMTGFGESGTSEDLLRKYGLDADGLAQKISTKI, from the coding sequence ATGAAATCAACTCGTGAAGGCTTCGGTGACGGCTTGCTCGACATTGCGGAAAAAATTCCGGCAGTCGTGGTCGTGGATGCCGATTTACGCCACTCGGTCCAGACGCTGAAATTCGCGGAAAAGTATCCGGCGCGCGCTTGGAATGTCGGCATCGCCGAGCAAAATCTGGTCGGCGTCGCGGCTGGTCTCGCGCACGGCGGCAAGATTCCCTTTGCCGCGACTTTCGCCGCTTTCTTGACCGGACTCGGCTACAACCAGATTCGTCAGTCGGTCTGCTATTCCGGAAACAATGTGAAACTCGTCGGCAGCCACGCCGGAATTTTGACCGGCGAGGATGGCGCGACCCACCAAGCACTCGAAGATTTGAGTCTCATGCGCGGCCTGCCCGGTTTGCGAGTTTATTGCCCGGCGGATTATTTCGAAGCACGCGCAATGACGCGTGCCATCGCCGCGGAGCAATCTCCCTGCTACCTCCGACTCGGACGACAAAAAGTTCCCTTCGTTTATGATGAGAAATTTGAAGCTAATTTGGGCAAGGCTGATATTTTGCGCGAAGGTAATGACGGCGTAATTTTCGCCATCGGCACGGAAGTACCCTTCGCACTCGCCGCGGCAGAAAGTTTGAAATCGCAGGGCAAAAATCTGACTGTCGTGAATGTTTCGACACTCGCCCCGCTCGACGCGGCGACAATCCTCCCGCTGCTCCAAAAATTCCAAAAGGTTTTCACTGCCGAAGATCACTCAGTGATCGGTGGACTCGGCAGCGCGATTGCCGAGCTCATCGCGGAGAATAATTGTGACTGCAAACTTACCCGCATCGGTATGACCGGCTTCGGCGAGAGTGGCACTAGTGAGGATTTGCTGAGAAAATACGGACTGGACGCCGACGGTCTCGCGCAAAAAATTTCCACTAAAATTTAG
- a CDS encoding zinc-ribbon domain containing protein encodes MSDDQTTSAAGGDKSLHCEECGKDFIFTAGEQEFYEEKGFTPPKRCPECRAAKKAAGRQFTKVTCAGCGKETEVPFVPSGDRPVYCRECFEANKR; translated from the coding sequence ATGTCTGACGATCAGACAACATCCGCCGCTGGCGGCGACAAATCCCTCCATTGTGAGGAATGTGGCAAAGATTTCATCTTTACCGCAGGCGAGCAGGAGTTCTACGAGGAAAAAGGCTTCACTCCGCCGAAACGCTGCCCAGAGTGCCGCGCTGCCAAGAAAGCAGCCGGTCGCCAGTTCACGAAAGTGACCTGCGCTGGTTGTGGCAAGGAAACCGAAGTTCCGTTCGTTCCGAGCGGAGACCGACCGGTTTACTGCCGCGAGTGTTTCGAAGCGAACAAAAGATAA